The DNA window GCAAATTAAACGCTGAATAGTCCCTTCAGCAAATTCAACACGAGTGTTTTTCTCGTAAATTCACCCAAGTGCATTTCTAGCATATTCCCCGCGGCTTGAAAAGCCGCAGCCCCCACATAAGGCGTGTCATAAAATTTAATTAAATTACTATTGTTTTTATGACAAACGAAGCATATAATAATGACGATGGAAAGGATGAGTGATATGAGTAAAATTAATATGATCGCTGAACGGATAAAAGAATTTCGGAAGAACAGTGGATTGAGTCAAGCTAATATCGCCTGTTTCCTTGGTGTTGATCAAAGCCTGATCTCAAAAGCTGAAAATGGCGAACGCAGCCTTTCGGTGGAGATGCTTGAAAAACTTGCTGCTCTGTACGGAGTAAGTATGTTGGACTTTGAAGAAGACTCTTTGCCGGTCAGCCCGCTTAAATTTGCTTTGCGGGCAGGAGAACTGACAACAGTAGATATGGAGGCTGTCAGTGCAATAAATCGCATCGCACTCAACTCTGAATTTATGGCTGATTTGCTTGCAGGAGAGCAAAGATGATCTGCACTGCCGATATTATGACAAAATCAATTAAACTTAGAACGAAACTTGGCGAAGATGCCAATTCACCCATTGATATTTTTGCACTTGCGCAGGACATCGAACAACTAACGATCGTCTATTATCCGATGGGTGAAAATCTAAGCGGGATCTGCCTGAAAGGTGCTGCCGGCAATAATGTCATAGCGATCAATTCTTTGATGACCGTAGGGCGGCAGCGCTTTTCATTAGCCCACGAGTTGTACCATTTATATTTCGATAAGAATATGACAGCGGTTTGTGCCCAAAAAATCGGTATGGGTCAGGAAACCGAGAAAGAGGCAGACTTGTTTGCGTCCTATTTCCTCATGCCGGCTGCGGCACTTCAAACAAAGGTTGAAATGCTGAAAGCAAAAAACAACAGCGATGATCTTTCAATTCATGATGTGATCAGATTAGAGCAGTATTTTCAAGTCAGCCATCAGGCTGCTGTCATACGTCTTAGGCAAGACAAGCTGCTGAATGCAGATGCAGCTGATGCGATGATGTCGGAAGGTGTCCGGCGATTTGCGGAAAGCATGGGATACAGTACCGAGCTCTACAAACCACTGCCTGCCGAAAAACAGTATATGACTTATGGCAATTATATCGACCAGGCGGAACAAGTTTTAAAAAGAGGACTAGTCTCTGATGGAAAATATGAAGAGTTGCTCCTCACTGCATTTCGCTCTGATCTGGTTTATGGCGGCAATGAAGAAGGTGAGGAAGTAATTGACTGAGCCTCTCTTCTTTGATAATGACTGCCTTTCAGCTTTTTTGTGGACCGGAGACGAAAGTCTTCTCGTAAAACTTTACCTGGGAAGAATTATGATCTCCATGCATGTTTACATAGAGCTTTCCTCTCCCGGCGTAGAGCACCTTCGGAGACGAGTCGATTTGTTGTTAAGTTCAGGTAATGCCGTGCAAATATCAATAGAGTCCGACACGAAAGCATATACCATTTATCGCAAGCTCACCTCAGAACCGGATGCAGGGCATAAAATTATCGGTAAGGGAGAGGCTGCCGCGATCGCACTTGCCAAATGCAACGATGGGATCCTGGCAAGCAATAACCTAAAAGACATTGCCGATTATGTGAGTGATTATGGCTTACAACACCTCACAACAGGTGACATCCTCAAAGAGGCGTTGGAACGCGGCTTTATAGATGAGGTACAGGGCAATTTGATCTGGAGTAAAATGTTGGCAAAACGGCGAAAACTTGGGTTTGTCTCTTTTTCAGATTTTCTTGCCGCCAATTAGGGGGATTTGCAGCGTCTGCCTATCTTTACGACTGCTGTGCCGCAGGGGTGACTATGGCAGTCATGTTTGCATGGGTGAGGGTAAGGCCGGTTTTTTCTTATCTTTAAGTATTTCCCCAATGTATGTTGAACCCAATATAAGGATCCCGCCGATGATTTGAAGGACGGTCAGTTTCTCTCCGATGAAGATCACGCTGAATAAGATGCCGAATAAGGGCTCCAGGTAACTGTAGAGTACTATTTCAAGATATTTCATCTGTGTGGTCAGGGAGAAGAATATGGTATAGACGATACCGGTATGCAATACGCCTAACAGAATGGTATAAATGACTGCCGCAGCATCCAGATCCCGAACCGTTAATATATTCCCTTCTGCCAGTACAAATGGCAGTAAAACGATCATCGCTGCAGATATTTGTACGAAAGTCCCGGTTTGATTATCCACCCTGGATCTTATGCTCCGGTTAATAAGGATAATTGTTGCATAGAGCATTCCTGAAACTGCACTGAGTGCCATTCCCAAGTACCCGTATCCCTCTGACAGATTTTGTCCGACGATCATAAACAGCCCCAGAAATGAGAAGAAAACCACAGCGATTTGAATCTTTGAAATGGTCTCTTTCAGTAAAAGGGGGGCGGCTATCATCACATAGACCGGACACATGTTATAGATGATCACAGCTGATGAGATACTTGTATGCTTATATCCATAGAATAAAGTCAGCCAGCCAAAGCCCAATAACGAGCCCGAAATGATGTAAGGCTTTAAAAGCCGCCATTCCACCTTTTCAGTCTTTTTCATTTTCAATACCGCAAAAAGAACCGGCAGCGCGATCAATGCCCTTAGGAAAGCCAGGCTCAGCGCAGACAATGGAATGGATCTTGTAAAAACTCCCAAACTGCCCCATATGACCATAACAAGAACTAATTTGATTCTGTTCATAAGCTCACTCCTTATATTCAGCTGCGTCAAGGTTAGCAAATATTAAGGAGCTGTATTGTATAAAATTGACACTATCCTTTTAATTGCGCTAAATATGTTGCCGGTGTGGTCCCATACATTTTTTTAAATTCCCGTATCAGATGAGCCTGGTCGTAAAAGTTTAATGCCTCACATATTTCGAAAACGTCTGTGCCTTTGCCTAACAACCTTTTTGCTTCCGCTACCCTATGTTGTAAATGGTATGCCGCAGGTGTGGTTAGATAAGATTTTTTAAAATTCCTTATTATCGTGAACTTGTTAAGTCCGGTCAATTGCTGAAGCTTATCCAATGTAATGACGTCCTTTACGTGATTTAAGATATATTCACGAATCGTTGCGGCAATATCCGATGTATTTGAAGCGGCAGCTTTCGTAATGTCTTTTTCTGCAAACTCTATCAATAGTTCAATAAGAATATTTTCCAAGGTGTCCGGGATCTTTTCGGTCAGCAGCTGTTCGATAAAGCCAATTAATTTTTGTACTCGATCGCCTGTTAATTTTTTTGCCTGATCAAATCTTATTAAATCGCCATAATAGCCGGGATCAACATATAAAATCGTGTATGCCCAGTGATCGAGATCTTTAGGTGAGCAACAGTGAGTCATCAACGGCGGAATAATCACGCCGTCGCCTGTTTCATAGTGGATAGTCCTGTCGTTCAATTTTAAGTCGGTGGATCCTTCTATGATATAACCCAGTGTAAGTTCATTATGGACATGGGCCTTGTATGCATGGGGATCGTTTGAGCACAGCTTGATCTCCACGCCTTCAATAATGCTTCTGCAATATTCCATATGCCTCTCTTTCTCGATACTGCTCATATGATCTCATCCTCCAGCGGAAACCCTCTCCGCCCGTATCTGCGACTGTTTCCACCAAACGCAATTGGGATTTAGAGCGAGTGATGACGACGCAAGGATCTGCCGGAAAAACATCCGGCGGGAGTCAGTAGGGAATCGATTGGAAATCAGTTGGTCCTTAGTTCTTCACAATTGCTTCGCCACTGCTTCGCGGCGATGAAATCGCCACTTCGCGCGGCATCACCATGCCGCACTTCGCCAAAGTATTGAAAGATACGTCGAAGTGAAGGATTTTGAGTGTTGCTAAGTCAGCGCCGCTATAAATCTCAATTGCGCCAATTGCACGATTTCTGCCAAGCAGCATAGTATGATTCCTTAACCGCCGACCTGAAGCACATCCTGTCCATCACGCGGAGGCTCTCTACCGAAGTTCCTGCGGGCGTACACGCCTGGGTGATCAGTTCCTTTATGTCTGCGCCGCTCTCTTCCCACATCTTCAGGCATCCTTTGATCGTCT is part of the Synergistetes bacterium HGW-Synergistetes-1 genome and encodes:
- a CDS encoding XRE family transcriptional regulator is translated as MTMERMSDMSKINMIAERIKEFRKNSGLSQANIACFLGVDQSLISKAENGERSLSVEMLEKLAALYGVSMLDFEEDSLPVSPLKFALRAGELTTVDMEAVSAINRIALNSEFMADLLAGEQR
- a CDS encoding toxin-antitoxin system, toxin component, whose product is MICTADIMTKSIKLRTKLGEDANSPIDIFALAQDIEQLTIVYYPMGENLSGICLKGAAGNNVIAINSLMTVGRQRFSLAHELYHLYFDKNMTAVCAQKIGMGQETEKEADLFASYFLMPAAALQTKVEMLKAKNNSDDLSIHDVIRLEQYFQVSHQAAVIRLRQDKLLNADAADAMMSEGVRRFAESMGYSTELYKPLPAEKQYMTYGNYIDQAEQVLKRGLVSDGKYEELLLTAFRSDLVYGGNEEGEEVID
- a CDS encoding EamA family transporter — encoded protein: MNRIKLVLVMVIWGSLGVFTRSIPLSALSLAFLRALIALPVLFAVLKMKKTEKVEWRLLKPYIISGSLLGFGWLTLFYGYKHTSISSAVIIYNMCPVYVMIAAPLLLKETISKIQIAVVFFSFLGLFMIVGQNLSEGYGYLGMALSAVSGMLYATIILINRSIRSRVDNQTGTFVQISAAMIVLLPFVLAEGNILTVRDLDAAAVIYTILLGVLHTGIVYTIFFSLTTQMKYLEIVLYSYLEPLFGILFSVIFIGEKLTVLQIIGGILILGSTYIGEILKDKKKPALPSPMQT
- a CDS encoding AraC family transcriptional regulator; translation: MSSIEKERHMEYCRSIIEGVEIKLCSNDPHAYKAHVHNELTLGYIIEGSTDLKLNDRTIHYETGDGVIIPPLMTHCCSPKDLDHWAYTILYVDPGYYGDLIRFDQAKKLTGDRVQKLIGFIEQLLTEKIPDTLENILIELLIEFAEKDITKAAASNTSDIAATIREYILNHVKDVITLDKLQQLTGLNKFTIIRNFKKSYLTTPAAYHLQHRVAEAKRLLGKGTDVFEICEALNFYDQAHLIREFKKMYGTTPATYLAQLKG